In one Moritella sp. 5 genomic region, the following are encoded:
- a CDS encoding DUF1338 domain-containing protein, with protein MSVLDAFFTKLWQQYSVISPQAVDIHQLFESRGEELVNDHVAFRTFADSHIGIDILEYEILALGYRHLDSYQFDVKKLDARCYVHDKSPTKIFISELRWQSLSETSQAIIQDIIEQVKATLKSPLLEQSSKGLSPLLSAGRLWLLPSYTDYQTLLAESEYAAWLSVWGLRANHFTLFVNHLKSSPELSQVVALLQQEGYQLNDAGGLIKGTPSDLLIQASTMADTCMVDFKDAGEQVISSCYYEFAQRFNQENGDLYQGFVPMSADKIFESTNMKSILSSGTSDDKS; from the coding sequence ATGTCTGTTTTAGATGCATTTTTTACCAAACTCTGGCAGCAGTACAGCGTCATTAGCCCACAAGCCGTCGATATACATCAGCTGTTTGAAAGTCGAGGTGAAGAGTTAGTGAATGATCATGTTGCTTTCCGTACCTTCGCCGATTCGCATATCGGCATAGATATATTAGAATATGAGATATTAGCACTCGGTTATCGGCACCTTGACTCATACCAGTTCGACGTTAAAAAGTTAGATGCACGTTGTTATGTGCATGATAAGTCACCGACCAAAATATTCATTAGTGAACTGCGTTGGCAGTCTTTATCCGAGACTTCTCAGGCCATTATTCAAGACATTATCGAACAGGTAAAAGCGACATTAAAGTCCCCTTTACTTGAGCAATCGAGCAAGGGGCTCAGCCCATTATTAAGTGCAGGCCGGTTGTGGCTGTTACCCAGTTATACAGACTATCAAACCTTATTGGCAGAATCGGAATATGCCGCTTGGTTATCTGTCTGGGGGTTACGTGCTAACCATTTCACTCTATTTGTAAATCACTTAAAAAGTTCCCCTGAATTGTCACAAGTCGTGGCGTTATTACAGCAAGAAGGTTATCAACTTAATGATGCTGGTGGCTTGATCAAAGGCACGCCATCGGATTTATTAATTCAAGCATCAACCATGGCTGATACTTGCATGGTTGATTTTAAAGATGCGGGGGAGCAAGTAATAAGCAGTTGTTATTACGAATTTGCACAGCGCTTTAACCAAGAAAATGGCGACTTATACCAAGGGTTTGTACCAATGAGTGCAGATAAAATATTTGAATCGACGAATATGAAATCGATACTTAGCAGTGGTACCTCCGATGATAAAAGTTAG
- a CDS encoding TraB/GumN family protein, translating into MKMANICYVFSILILGVVNTAHATSSVWKVSNGEHSLYLGGTVHVLSLDDYPFPAEFDRAYALAETLVFETDMEKLESPEFQQTMLSQLRYPDGQDLTQNLTPETYKMLAAYCESRGIGMQVINNFKPSMISLMLTMAELQRLNLTGLGVDTYYNSKAVIDAKELGKLETVEQQLAFIEGMGKGKEDEFIRYSLEDIKTLPTFMHEMKTAWRHGNRQALIDLAITPLLKDFPDIYQSLLVQRNNNWLPQIEAMFDSKDTEFVLVGALHLVGKDGLLQRLEVAGYKVTQL; encoded by the coding sequence ATGAAAATGGCTAACATTTGTTATGTATTTTCTATACTGATCTTGGGTGTAGTTAATACGGCACATGCTACATCGTCTGTATGGAAAGTGAGTAATGGAGAACACAGTTTATATTTAGGTGGAACAGTGCATGTTTTATCGCTTGATGATTATCCGTTTCCGGCAGAGTTTGATCGTGCGTATGCGTTGGCTGAGACCTTGGTATTCGAAACAGATATGGAAAAATTAGAAAGCCCTGAATTTCAGCAAACTATGCTAAGTCAGCTTAGATACCCTGATGGGCAAGACTTAACGCAAAACTTAACACCTGAAACATACAAGATGTTAGCAGCGTATTGTGAGTCACGGGGTATTGGTATGCAGGTTATTAATAATTTTAAACCGAGTATGATTTCGTTGATGTTAACAATGGCAGAGTTACAACGCCTTAATTTAACCGGTCTTGGTGTTGATACATATTACAACAGTAAAGCGGTTATCGATGCTAAAGAACTCGGTAAACTAGAAACAGTAGAACAACAGTTAGCGTTTATTGAGGGTATGGGTAAAGGTAAGGAAGATGAATTCATTCGTTATAGTTTAGAAGATATAAAAACATTACCCACATTTATGCATGAGATGAAAACCGCTTGGCGTCATGGTAATCGCCAAGCACTTATTGATCTTGCTATTACCCCTTTGCTTAAAGATTTTCCTGATATTTATCAGTCATTATTAGTACAACGCAATAATAATTGGTTACCTCAGATTGAAGCAATGTTTGACAGTAAAGATACGGAGTTCGTACTTGTGGGGGCATTGCATTTAGTCGGAAAGGATGGTCTATTACAACGATTAGAAGTGGCTGGATATAAAGTAACGCAACTTTAG
- a CDS encoding ABC transporter permease, with amino-acid sequence MSNAVQVISFSHLVFAFIPVLVALAILLQWRLPIKNGLYALSRMLIQLLLIGYFLSYIFESHSAGIVVVVLIVMVVASSWIALGAVPEQRWKMYKYALIAVALGGGFTLFVMSIGVLGLDPWYNPQYMVPLAGMAFANAMNSVSLSAERLHAEMTRGDDYFTARGIALRASLIPITNALFAVGLVSLPGMMTGQILSGVSPFIAVRYQIMIMCMLFGSSVISAAFFLSLIKPLMSTKQ; translated from the coding sequence GTGAGTAATGCGGTTCAGGTGATTTCTTTCTCTCATTTGGTCTTTGCTTTTATTCCTGTGTTAGTCGCGCTGGCTATCTTGTTGCAATGGCGATTACCGATTAAAAATGGCTTGTATGCGTTATCACGTATGCTGATTCAATTGTTGTTAATTGGCTATTTCCTGTCATATATTTTTGAATCTCATAGTGCTGGCATTGTTGTTGTCGTGCTTATCGTCATGGTTGTCGCCTCGAGCTGGATTGCTTTAGGTGCAGTGCCTGAACAGCGCTGGAAAATGTATAAATATGCATTAATCGCAGTTGCACTTGGGGGCGGGTTTACCTTATTTGTGATGAGTATTGGCGTACTGGGGCTAGACCCTTGGTACAATCCGCAATATATGGTGCCACTTGCAGGGATGGCATTTGCCAATGCGATGAATAGTGTCAGTTTGTCTGCTGAACGTTTACATGCGGAAATGACGCGTGGCGATGACTATTTTACTGCGCGAGGCATCGCGTTAAGAGCGTCGTTAATACCGATTACTAATGCACTATTTGCTGTTGGCTTAGTTTCTTTACCAGGCATGATGACAGGCCAGATTTTATCCGGCGTATCGCCATTCATTGCAGTGCGATACCAAATTATGATTATGTGCATGCTGTTTGGTTCATCCGTGATTTCTGCGGCATTTTTCTTATCTTTGATAAAGCCGCTAATGTCAACAAAGCAGTGA
- a CDS encoding MYG1 family protein, translating into MNDKTIVTHNGKFHADDVFSIAALKNILPAFKLVRTRDLEIIGEADIVVDVGGEYDPDTGRFDHHQRGGAGERENGIPYSSFGLIWQKYGLEICQGNQEIADAVDAGLVSTIDAVDCGHVEGVAQGISLSQTISMFNPTWEEDSDLDACFDEAVTFASRILTRFIASAAGGINAKDIVAKAIDNADDPRVIVLAQYTPWKTTVLNLASEALFMVYPSQSGKWIIQAVPVELGSFEDRKSLPKPWAGLSDKAFKEVTGIDDVMFCHNGLFIAGAESFESIMKMASIALKA; encoded by the coding sequence ATGAATGATAAAACGATAGTAACGCACAATGGTAAGTTTCATGCAGATGATGTTTTTAGTATCGCTGCACTTAAAAACATTTTGCCTGCTTTTAAGCTAGTGCGCACACGTGATTTAGAGATAATCGGCGAAGCTGATATTGTGGTCGATGTAGGTGGTGAATATGATCCAGATACAGGGCGTTTTGACCATCACCAACGTGGTGGCGCAGGTGAGCGCGAAAATGGTATTCCTTATTCATCATTTGGTCTAATTTGGCAAAAGTACGGCCTAGAAATATGCCAAGGTAACCAAGAAATCGCAGATGCTGTGGATGCTGGTTTAGTGTCTACGATTGACGCGGTTGATTGTGGTCATGTTGAAGGTGTTGCTCAAGGTATTAGCCTAAGCCAAACTATTTCAATGTTTAACCCTACCTGGGAAGAAGACAGTGACTTGGATGCATGTTTTGATGAAGCGGTTACTTTTGCGTCGCGCATTTTAACACGATTCATTGCATCTGCGGCTGGTGGCATTAATGCGAAAGATATTGTTGCCAAAGCAATTGATAATGCCGACGATCCAAGAGTGATTGTATTAGCGCAATATACGCCGTGGAAAACAACGGTTCTAAATTTAGCGTCAGAAGCTTTATTTATGGTTTACCCATCTCAATCTGGCAAATGGATTATTCAAGCCGTACCTGTTGAACTCGGTTCATTTGAAGATAGAAAATCACTGCCTAAACCATGGGCTGGTTTGTCTGATAAGGCATTTAAAGAAGTGACTGGTATTGATGATGTTATGTTCTGTCATAACGGTTTATTTATTGCGGGTGCAGAATCATTTGAAAGCATCATGAAAATGGCATCTATTGCACTTAAAGCATAG
- a CDS encoding 5-carboxymethyl-2-hydroxymuconate Delta-isomerase has protein sequence MPHFVIDCSESILEHYSEAYILEQIHVLANSSGLFNEKDIKVRMNPFSTYLVANQREDFIHIFSHIMQGRTTEQKAALSRLLVTRLIELFPGFSHITMNVAEFEKATYCNRNTM, from the coding sequence ATGCCACATTTTGTAATTGATTGCTCGGAAAGCATTTTAGAACACTACAGCGAAGCGTATATTCTTGAACAAATTCATGTGTTAGCTAATAGCTCTGGGTTGTTTAATGAAAAGGATATTAAAGTCAGAATGAATCCGTTTTCTACTTACTTAGTGGCTAATCAGCGAGAAGACTTTATCCATATTTTTTCGCATATAATGCAAGGGCGAACAACAGAGCAAAAAGCCGCATTATCACGCCTTCTTGTCACTCGGCTCATTGAATTATTCCCCGGTTTTTCACACATAACCATGAATGTCGCTGAGTTTGAAAAAGCGACTTATTGTAATCGCAATACTATGTGA
- a CDS encoding putative transporter small subunit: protein MMLSLYILIWPVISAAVLFVIVSAFVKDMAEAKREERDIV, encoded by the coding sequence ATGATGCTATCTCTCTACATTTTAATATGGCCGGTAATTTCAGCAGCGGTGCTGTTCGTCATCGTCAGCGCTTTTGTTAAAGACATGGCAGAAGCCAAACGCGAAGAGCGTGATATAGTTTAA
- a CDS encoding N-acetyltransferase, producing the protein MDIKLESILEGEFESLFLVVKEGLYSHVNSVFGWCDDYQRNRLIADYEPNWFFWVYAASTRVGMLCFKPYDNSYHVHLLVVFPEFQNQKLGETIMDYVHKVAQSEHRNSVTLSSFVRNNKAVRFYKRLGYGVVENDGNFLSLSLTLSNKLPKGIQSVICS; encoded by the coding sequence ATGGATATCAAGTTAGAATCAATATTAGAAGGTGAGTTTGAGTCGCTGTTTTTGGTGGTAAAAGAAGGGCTGTATTCTCATGTAAATTCGGTTTTTGGTTGGTGTGATGATTATCAGCGAAATCGTTTAATTGCAGATTATGAACCCAATTGGTTTTTCTGGGTTTACGCTGCATCAACACGTGTTGGAATGTTGTGTTTCAAGCCATACGATAATTCTTATCATGTTCACTTGTTGGTTGTTTTTCCAGAGTTTCAAAATCAGAAACTAGGTGAAACGATAATGGATTATGTTCATAAAGTTGCACAAAGTGAGCACCGAAATAGTGTTACGTTATCAAGCTTTGTTCGCAATAATAAGGCTGTGAGATTTTATAAAAGACTTGGATATGGAGTGGTTGAAAATGATGGAAACTTCCTATCTTTGTCGTTGACACTTAGTAACAAACTGCCAAAAGGAATACAAAGCGTTATATGCTCGTAA
- a CDS encoding aspartate/glutamate racemase family protein — protein sequence MKTIGMLGGMSWESTASYYKAINEGIKSELGGLNSAKICLYSVNFDEIEKLQHQGDWDKTAQILTQAAKSVEAGGADFIIICTNTMHKVVPEIECEIAIPILHIADATASKLVADGITKVGLLGTRFTMEQDFYKSRLVDNFSIEVVVPNTDEQTIIHDVIYDELCRGIIRQESKVHYISIINSLYEQGAEAVILGCTEIALLVQQVDTHVPLYDTTEIHAAQAVQLALSDL from the coding sequence ATGAAAACAATTGGGATGTTGGGTGGAATGAGCTGGGAATCTACAGCCAGTTATTACAAAGCCATTAACGAAGGGATTAAATCAGAACTTGGTGGCCTCAATTCAGCAAAAATCTGTTTATATAGCGTCAATTTTGACGAAATTGAGAAGTTACAGCATCAAGGTGATTGGGACAAAACTGCGCAGATACTAACGCAAGCGGCTAAATCTGTCGAGGCTGGTGGTGCAGACTTTATTATTATTTGTACCAATACCATGCACAAAGTAGTTCCCGAAATTGAATGTGAAATAGCAATCCCTATTTTACATATAGCAGATGCGACGGCGAGTAAATTAGTTGCCGATGGTATTACGAAAGTCGGTCTACTGGGTACTCGCTTTACGATGGAACAGGACTTTTATAAAAGCCGCTTAGTGGACAATTTTAGTATTGAAGTCGTCGTTCCAAATACAGACGAACAGACCATTATTCACGACGTTATATACGATGAGTTATGCCGAGGTATTATTCGTCAAGAGTCTAAAGTTCATTACATTAGTATTATTAATAGCTTGTATGAGCAGGGCGCTGAAGCCGTCATTCTTGGTTGTACAGAGATCGCATTGCTGGTCCAACAAGTCGATACGCATGTGCCTTTGTATGACACAACCGAAATCCACGCGGCGCAAGCGGTACAGCTAGCTTTAAGTGACCTGTGA
- a CDS encoding uracil-xanthine permease family protein, which yields MQILQGLQMLFVAFGALVLVPLLTGLDPNVALFGAGLGTLVFQVITKRSVPVFLASSFAFIAPIMFGIQTWGIASTMGGLMAAGFTYVLLSAVIKFRGVAIIHKLLPPVVVGPVIMVIGLGLSPVAVNMAMGKTGDGAIQLIDNDVAIIIAAISLFTTIIVSVFGKGLLKLIPIMAGIIAGYLASLAYGIIDFAPVGQASWLALPNFTYPEFNINAILFMIPVALAPAIEHVGDILAISNATGKDYLKKPGLHRTLAGDGMATMAASMFGAPPNTTYSEVTGAVILTKAFNPVIMTWAAVIAIVLAFVGKLGALLQTFPVPVMGGIMILLFGTIATVGLNTLITNRVDLHKSRNLIIVAVTLVFGIGGMAFGIGDFSLQGVSLCGIVAIILNLVLPHDLGDNHVVDNVEVNTDINTK from the coding sequence ATGCAAATTTTGCAAGGTCTGCAAATGCTATTCGTCGCATTTGGTGCCCTCGTATTGGTTCCACTTCTTACTGGTTTGGATCCAAATGTCGCGCTTTTCGGTGCTGGTCTCGGTACTTTAGTGTTTCAAGTTATCACTAAACGTTCTGTTCCTGTTTTTCTCGCGTCTTCTTTTGCCTTTATTGCTCCGATCATGTTCGGAATACAAACCTGGGGCATCGCGAGCACTATGGGTGGCTTGATGGCTGCTGGTTTCACTTACGTATTATTGTCAGCTGTGATTAAATTCCGTGGCGTAGCAATTATCCATAAGCTACTGCCTCCCGTAGTTGTAGGCCCAGTGATAATGGTAATTGGTCTTGGTTTATCACCTGTTGCAGTCAATATGGCCATGGGTAAAACCGGTGATGGCGCAATACAGTTAATTGATAACGACGTTGCGATTATCATTGCTGCTATATCATTATTTACCACCATTATAGTGAGTGTTTTTGGTAAAGGTCTACTTAAACTGATTCCAATTATGGCGGGTATTATCGCCGGTTATCTTGCAAGTCTTGCTTATGGCATCATCGACTTTGCTCCAGTTGGCCAAGCAAGCTGGTTAGCATTACCAAACTTTACTTACCCAGAATTTAACATCAATGCGATATTATTTATGATCCCGGTTGCGTTAGCCCCTGCGATTGAGCATGTTGGCGACATTCTCGCGATCTCGAATGCGACAGGTAAAGACTACCTTAAGAAGCCAGGTCTACACCGGACGCTTGCTGGTGACGGAATGGCGACAATGGCTGCGTCTATGTTTGGCGCGCCACCAAACACCACCTACAGTGAAGTAACTGGTGCAGTAATACTAACTAAGGCATTCAACCCTGTCATCATGACATGGGCAGCGGTTATCGCAATCGTGTTGGCTTTTGTGGGTAAACTCGGTGCGTTACTGCAAACCTTCCCTGTACCAGTGATGGGCGGCATCATGATCTTACTGTTCGGTACAATTGCAACCGTAGGTCTTAATACACTTATTACTAATCGTGTTGATCTGCATAAGTCTCGCAATTTAATCATTGTTGCGGTGACATTAGTATTCGGTATTGGTGGTATGGCATTTGGTATCGGTGATTTCAGCCTTCAAGGTGTGAGTCTATGCGGTATCGTGGCGATTATTCTTAACTTAGTATTACCACATGACTTGGGTGATAATCATGTTGTTGATAATGTTGAAGTAAACACAGACATTAACACTAAGTAA
- a CDS encoding Crp/Fnr family transcriptional regulator translates to MITDSHIIDTVSAHHLFSALTDAEFQQLFNTAKTCKIEPLENVFHQGDKASRFYLVLRGHLKLYRTSPSGQEKVVEVMREGNTFAEALMFNNKPFYPVAAQAVSASELITFDNETYLKILKNNPEAGISIMANMSIRLHHDLYEIEMLSVENAKNRLLLFLMQNIQDKDGNEGVIELDIPKRTLASLLSIQPETFSRLLKKLAKEGLIEEKRGHIRIVNIDALYAASDIPVQSVTGG, encoded by the coding sequence ATGATCACCGACAGTCATATTATCGATACCGTATCAGCTCATCATTTGTTTTCAGCCCTTACGGATGCAGAGTTTCAACAACTCTTTAATACCGCCAAAACATGTAAAATAGAACCACTAGAGAATGTGTTTCATCAAGGCGATAAAGCCAGTCGATTTTATTTGGTGTTACGCGGACACCTTAAACTTTACCGTACCAGTCCAAGTGGGCAAGAGAAGGTTGTCGAAGTGATGCGTGAAGGTAATACCTTTGCGGAAGCATTAATGTTTAATAACAAACCGTTTTATCCTGTGGCAGCGCAAGCGGTATCAGCCAGTGAACTGATTACATTTGATAATGAAACCTACTTAAAGATACTGAAAAATAACCCAGAGGCGGGTATCTCAATTATGGCGAATATGAGTATTCGTTTACATCATGATCTTTACGAAATTGAAATGTTATCGGTCGAGAATGCCAAAAACCGTTTACTGTTATTCTTGATGCAGAATATTCAAGACAAAGACGGTAATGAAGGTGTGATTGAATTAGATATACCTAAACGAACACTTGCTTCACTACTATCGATTCAACCAGAAACGTTTTCACGTCTACTCAAAAAACTGGCTAAAGAAGGCTTGATCGAAGAAAAAAGAGGGCATATTCGTATTGTAAATATCGATGCCTTGTATGCCGCTTCTGATATACCAGTACAATCAGTGACCGGGGGATAA
- a CDS encoding sodium:solute symporter family protein: MLDPVFYKFSISTTLILLIGFYGLTFLFSTLASKKSSSVDGYMVANGAVGFGIAAASMTATWIWAASFYGAASSGYQYGISGSLHYGFWGALMILFIYPYGQRFRELAPRARTLAEIMQARHGSSSQLILAVSNLVGSVISLMVNFTAAGALVSVLTPLSFEVGVIIAGIGVLSYTLWSGFRASILTDFAQVVAMMLVAIILIPWIYFSMGGSEALSQGFNIITAEQADFFSTKAMLEQGAPFFVAVLAYGIGNQTIAQRLFAVRQDLIKSSFITATLGYGSIVIGLGMLGMMALLMGMTPYEGDLNNLIPQVASAYLPPFAIGMLFILVIGSLSSTADSDLSALSAIVMTDIYAKNLAKGQIDNKKMLLLGRITMIIATALGLILASFSLDILVMLVFVGALWGTLVFPVIASCYWDRVTNRAFLSAVLGGLILFCLVRFEWIALIGIWASSLELIAAVGGGTVIGLMFFGFTNRNIALFAGSIVGVLCAFYFHDFLRDYTVLLGSLVAYGASTMICTAISLASNERFDFALIHERVQHFDD; the protein is encoded by the coding sequence ATGTTAGACCCAGTGTTTTATAAATTCTCAATCAGTACCACTCTTATCCTCTTAATTGGCTTTTACGGCCTTACCTTTCTGTTCTCAACCTTAGCTTCAAAAAAATCGAGTAGTGTCGATGGCTATATGGTCGCCAATGGCGCAGTCGGATTTGGCATAGCCGCAGCAAGTATGACGGCCACCTGGATTTGGGCAGCATCTTTTTACGGCGCGGCAAGCTCGGGCTACCAATATGGTATATCTGGCTCCTTGCACTACGGATTTTGGGGAGCTTTAATGATATTATTTATCTATCCCTACGGACAACGCTTCCGTGAACTAGCCCCTAGAGCACGTACTTTAGCCGAAATAATGCAAGCAAGACACGGTTCGTCAAGTCAACTTATCTTAGCCGTTTCAAACTTAGTGGGTAGTGTTATCAGCCTAATGGTTAACTTCACCGCTGCAGGCGCATTGGTATCGGTGTTAACACCATTATCTTTCGAGGTTGGCGTAATAATAGCTGGTATTGGCGTTTTATCTTATACGTTATGGTCAGGTTTCAGAGCTTCTATTTTAACCGATTTCGCACAAGTTGTGGCCATGATGCTCGTCGCCATTATATTAATCCCTTGGATTTATTTCAGTATGGGCGGCTCAGAGGCTCTATCGCAAGGCTTCAATATAATAACAGCTGAACAGGCAGATTTTTTCTCGACTAAGGCAATGCTAGAACAAGGCGCACCATTCTTTGTGGCCGTTCTTGCCTACGGTATTGGTAATCAGACTATTGCCCAGCGACTTTTTGCGGTACGCCAAGACCTCATTAAATCTTCATTTATTACGGCGACACTAGGCTACGGTTCAATCGTTATTGGTTTAGGTATGCTAGGTATGATGGCACTGCTTATGGGAATGACGCCTTATGAAGGTGACCTGAACAACCTCATTCCACAAGTTGCTTCAGCCTACCTGCCGCCATTTGCTATAGGCATGCTGTTTATCTTAGTTATTGGCTCTTTGTCATCGACGGCCGATTCAGATCTATCTGCACTTTCTGCAATTGTCATGACTGATATCTACGCTAAAAACTTAGCCAAAGGTCAAATCGACAATAAAAAGATGCTGCTACTGGGTCGTATAACTATGATTATCGCGACCGCTCTTGGCTTAATTCTCGCTAGTTTCTCGCTCGACATTTTAGTCATGTTGGTATTTGTTGGTGCATTATGGGGGACGCTTGTCTTCCCTGTTATCGCTAGCTGTTATTGGGACAGAGTGACCAACCGCGCTTTCTTAAGTGCTGTACTTGGTGGTTTAATTCTATTTTGCTTGGTTCGTTTTGAATGGATCGCACTGATCGGTATTTGGGCTTCTAGCCTAGAATTAATTGCTGCTGTCGGTGGTGGTACTGTGATTGGCTTAATGTTCTTTGGCTTTACAAATCGCAACATTGCGCTTTTCGCGGGATCAATAGTAGGCGTGTTATGCGCGTTCTATTTCCACGATTTCTTACGTGACTACACTGTGCTACTTGGTTCTTTGGTTGCCTACGGTGCAAGTACTATGATCTGTACTGCGATTAGTCTCGCAAGTAACGAACGATTTGACTTTGCGTTGATCCATGAACGCGTTCAACACTTTGATGATTAA
- a CDS encoding VOC family protein translates to MNNLNTIELKAFVPAKDFEISKQFYLDLGFSKASDSDGIAYFNYGNCSFLLQDFYEKVLAENLVMHLLVEDIASWHKSVKSSGVEEKYGITLSEISEQPWGMLDFVLYDPSGVLWRFGQNVQT, encoded by the coding sequence ATGAACAATCTCAATACCATTGAACTTAAAGCGTTTGTTCCAGCAAAGGATTTCGAAATTTCTAAGCAGTTCTATTTAGATTTAGGCTTTAGCAAAGCATCTGATTCAGATGGTATCGCTTATTTTAACTACGGGAATTGTAGCTTCTTACTTCAAGACTTCTACGAGAAAGTACTTGCCGAAAACTTAGTTATGCACCTACTGGTAGAGGATATTGCTTCTTGGCATAAATCCGTAAAAAGTTCAGGAGTCGAAGAAAAATATGGCATTACGCTTTCTGAAATTAGTGAGCAGCCATGGGGGATGCTGGATTTCGTGCTTTACGATCCAAGCGGTGTGCTATGGCGTTTTGGTCAAAATGTACAAACCTAA
- a CDS encoding RluA family pseudouridine synthase: MSDRFRVKEASGLLTFLNTQLKGWSRKNIKQRLKTGCVLVNDQQIMKHDHELEVGDNVEVRAAGKNTQQGVRHLEILYSDNDLVVINKPAGLLSVASANENKQHALAILRKQLSHAKNSVALWPVHRLDRDTSGVLMFATSREMREAVNAGWSEAEKTYLAVVEGSPKPSKGRIDQPLRMDPEKYQMIVGPHSEAKNAVTHFKTLRTVKDRTLVEVKLETGRQHQIRAHMSWLGHAVIGDPRYGTDGPRMGLHALSLSITRPNTGKRLTFEAPAPVEFLDLLR, encoded by the coding sequence ATGTCTGATAGATTTCGAGTGAAAGAGGCCTCTGGTCTACTGACTTTCCTCAATACTCAGCTAAAAGGCTGGAGTCGAAAAAACATAAAGCAGCGACTGAAAACAGGCTGCGTACTGGTCAACGACCAGCAGATCATGAAGCATGACCATGAGCTTGAAGTTGGCGACAATGTAGAGGTTAGAGCAGCGGGAAAGAACACGCAACAGGGTGTTCGGCACCTCGAAATTTTGTATTCTGACAATGATCTTGTTGTCATTAACAAACCTGCAGGTTTGTTGTCAGTAGCATCAGCCAATGAAAACAAACAGCATGCGCTTGCTATTCTTCGCAAGCAACTCTCACATGCAAAAAATTCTGTTGCTTTATGGCCTGTTCATCGCCTCGATCGTGATACATCAGGTGTGTTGATGTTTGCAACGTCTCGTGAGATGCGTGAAGCCGTTAATGCGGGTTGGTCAGAGGCTGAAAAAACCTATCTTGCAGTCGTTGAAGGTAGCCCTAAACCAAGTAAAGGTCGCATTGACCAGCCCTTGAGAATGGATCCAGAGAAGTATCAAATGATTGTTGGTCCACATTCGGAAGCCAAAAATGCCGTCACGCATTTTAAAACTTTGCGCACTGTAAAAGATCGGACACTGGTTGAAGTTAAACTCGAGACCGGTCGACAACATCAAATCCGTGCTCATATGTCTTGGTTAGGACATGCGGTGATTGGTGATCCCCGTTATGGCACTGATGGTCCGCGTATGGGACTGCATGCGTTGAGCCTAAGTATTACACGACCAAATACTGGTAAACGACTGACTTTTGAAGCGCCTGCACCAGTGGAATTCCTCGACCTGCTGCGTTAA